From Amphiprion ocellaris isolate individual 3 ecotype Okinawa chromosome 10, ASM2253959v1, whole genome shotgun sequence, one genomic window encodes:
- the ptger4c gene encoding prostaglandin E receptor 4 (subtype EP4) c translates to MMINDTLDFGDLGTNLSEPLLSVSHNLSTSSALQLDSKSLVTSATMFAVGVLGNLIAIVVLCVSKKEQKETTFYTLVCGMAITDLLGTCFTSPVVIATYVANRWPGGALLCHFFSFSMLFFGSAGMSILCAMAVERYLAINHAYFYSQHIDRTMARFALLVTYLANIVLCIMPSFGFGKHVRHFPGTWCFLDWRAMDPVGACYSFLYGGVMLVLIAVTVLCNLAVCRSLVGMNQRTGIVRTELCEPGGSRRRFPRLPSVASAAEIQMFWLLVFMTIVFLVCSIPLVVRLFVNQLYDPAYISAGGKPDYRSDLLAIRFASFNPILDPWVYILCRKNLLLKSCEKLKRTAARVKDGRGENIGWAGGQNSPPSLNSDDTSYASLRTASYRNDVEYQVSIKNKSFTDFAKRQAWEYDTARVNFHPFSVESTAILGCEEEEVARSKQEAAEKDSPPGRSATPLNSAHVRKVDIVTCTFSTPSSCQSAKCL, encoded by the exons atgATGATCAACGACACTCTGGACTTTGGAGATCTGGGCACGAACCTTTCTGAGCCGCTTCTCTCTGTCAGCCACAACCTCAGCACGTCATCTGCGCTCCAGCTGGACTCCAAGTCTCTGGTCACTTCAGCCACCATGTTCGCAGTGGGAGTTCTGGGAAACCTCATCGCCATAGTTGTGCTGTGCGTCTCCAAAAAGGAGCAGAAGGAAACCACTTTCTACACGCTGGTCTgcgggatggccatcacggATCTGTTGGGGACCTGTTTCACGAGCCCCGTGGTGATAGCCACGTATGTGGCCAACCGCTGGCCCGGAGGAGCGCTGCTCTGccacttcttctccttctccatgCTCTTCTTCGGCTCAGCAGGCATGTCCATCCTGTGCGCAATGGCCGTGGAGCGCTACTTGGCCATAAACCATGCGTATTTCTACTCCCAGCACATAGACCGAACCATGGCGCGGTTTGCGCTCCTGGTCACCTACCTGGCCAACATTGTGCTCTGCATTATGCCCAGTTTTGGCTTCGGGAAGCACGTCAGGCACTTCCCCGGGACTTGGTGCTTTCTAGACTGGAGGGCGATGGATCCAGTCGGAGCTTGTTACTCCTTCCTGTACGGCGGCGTGATGCTGGTGCTGATTGCAGTGACGGTTCTGTGTAACTTGGCGGTGTGTAGGTCGCTGGTGGGGATGAACCAGAGGACGGGGATCGTCAGGACGGAGCTGTGTGAACCGGGAGGCTCGCGTCGCCGCTTCCCCCGGCTGCCATCGGTCGCATCTGCAGCGGAGATCCAGATGTTCTGGCTTCTGGTCTTCATGACCATCGTATTCCTGGTCTGCTCCATCCCTCTCGTG GTGAGACTCTTCGTAAACCAGCTGTACGATCCTGCCTACATCTCTGCTGGAGGGAAGCCAGACTACCGGAGCGACCTGCTGGCCATCCGCTTCGCCTCATTCAATCCCATCCTAGACCCCTGGGTGTACATTTTGTGCAGGAAGAACCTGCTGCTAAAGAGCTGCGAGAAGCTAAAAAGGACAGCTGCTCGGGTCAAAGACGGTCGAGGAGAGAATATTGGCTGGGCAGGAGGCCAGAACTCCCCTCCGTCTTTAAACAGCGACGACACCAGCTACGCGTCATTACGCACAGCCAGCTACAGGAACGATGTGGAGTACCAGGTGTCCATCAAGAATAAATCCTTTACAGACTTCGCTAAGAGACAGGCGTGGGAGTATGACACCGCCCGGGTCAACTTTCACCCGTTCAGCGTGGAATCGACCGCGATCCTCGGCTGTGAGGAGGAAGAAGTAGCTCGATCCAAACAGGAGGCGGCGGAGAAGGATTCTCCTCCAGGACGCAGCGCGACGCCGCTGAACTCTGCGCACGTCCGTAAAGTAGACATAGTGACCTGCACGTTTAGCACACCGAGCTCCTGTCAGTCTGCGAAATGTCTCTGA